In the Limanda limanda chromosome 1, fLimLim1.1, whole genome shotgun sequence genome, one interval contains:
- the arhgap24 gene encoding rho GTPase-activating protein 24 isoform X2, with amino-acid sequence MDLNSNPGADRERMTANHETYLLMASTQNDMEDWVKTIRRVIWAPFGGGIFGQKLEETVRYERRFGTKLAPMLVEQCVDFIRQWGLQEEGLFRLPGQANLVKELQDAFDCGEKPSFDCDTDVHTVASLLKLYLRELPEPVVPFQKYDDFLASCKLLGKDDEMGMSELRRLVESLPQVNFNLLKYICRFLDEVQSYSGVNKMSVQNLATVFGPNILRPKIEDPVAIMEGTVLVQQLMAVLIGRQDVLFPHSEDSPTALELVNNNVELPRRQATTTTSTVTTVSQNAENNNTQVVRQCVWEAPESPSHRQHVEKSGSPRPSSPRNGVTGRFDITRSPPLTIKKNPAYSKGSGIVTNGSFSSSPSSDPNQEKSQTLSGGGSLPIRRSGALKGSGTKMGTSGVAGGSSTVGNGVVRMGISGTDVVTGSLHGRNSLWAPNGCVTLRSNNKTRDGSNGEQTANQNRLSTYDNVQLNHQNLQLQNQIANTCLNSSCEDKQSVDSATWSTSSCEISLPDNSTSCRSSTTTCPEQDFYGGHYEDLDGPAQGTEPPQSGGGGEEGGEGRGSNREPGGDAAGRSSRGTSSSENSDGFPAANGTGSHSALHSLVASLKQEMHKQKTEYEARIKSLEQRNLELETEMVNLHEELDQERKKYTMAEIKLRNAERAKEDAERRNQMLQKEMEQFFSTFSDLTATGNATAPAADPRRPDRTNAIWIQ; translated from the exons GGGCAGACAGAGAGCGGATGACAGCCAACCATGAGACCTACCTTCTTATGGCCAGCACCCAGAATGACATGGAGGATTGGGTGAAGACAATCCGAAGGGTCATCTGGGCGCCCTTTGGTGGAG GGATCTTCGgtcagaagctggaggagacggTGCGGTATGAGCGGCGCTTCGGGACcaagctggccccgatgctggtGGAGCAGTGTGTGGATTTCATCCGGCAGTGGGGCCTTCAGGAGGAGGGTCTGTTCCGGCTGCCTGGACAGGCCAACCTGGTCAAAGAGCTGCAGGACGCCTTCGACTGTGGAGAGAAGCCCTCGTTCGACTG tgacacagatgtgcacACTGTGGCCTCCCTGCTGAAGCTCTATCTCCGGGAGCTGCCGGAGCCCGTCGTCCCCTTCCAGAAGTACGATGACTTCCTGGCATCCTGCAAGCTCCTCGGAAAGGATGATGAAATG GGTATGAGTGAGTTGAGACGCCTGGTGGAAAGTCTACCTCAAGTCAACTTTAACCTTCTCAAGTACATCTGCAG GTTTCTAGATGAAGTGCAGTCGTATTCAGGAGTGAACAAAATGAGCGTTCAGAACTTGGCCACGGTCTTCGGGCCAAATATCTTGAGGCCAAAGATCGAGGATCCAGTAGCCATTATGGAAG GTACCGTGCTGGTCCAGCAGCTCATGGCCGTTTTGATTGGCCGCCAGGACGTGCTCTTCCCTCACAGCGAGGACAGCCCCACGGCCCTCGAGCTCGTCAACAACAACGTCGAGCTGCCGCGGCGACAAGCCACCACGACTACCTCCACCGTCACCACAGTGTCTCAGAACGCCGAGAACAACAACACGCAGGTGGTCCGCCAGTGTGTCTGGGAAGCCCCCGAGTCCCCTTCTCACCGCCAACACGTAGAAAAGAGCGGCTCCCCGCGGCCGTCAAGCCCTCGCAACGGTGTCACCGGGCGCTTCGACATCACCCGCAGCCCCCCACTGACTATTAAAAAGAACCCGGCGTACAGTAAAGGCAGCGGGATTGTCACAAACggctccttcagctcctcgCCCTCCTCGGACCCCAATCAAGAAAAGAGCCAGACTCTGAGTGGAGGAGGGAGTTTACCGATCCGGCGCAGTGGGGCCCTCAAGGGATCAGGCACAAAAATGGGCACCAGCGGCGTGGCGGGTGGGAGCAGCACTGTCGGGAACGGAGTTGTGCGCATGGGCATTTCAGGCACTGATGTGGTCACAGGGAGCCTCCACGGCCGCAACAGCCTCTGGGCGCCGAACGGCTGCGTCACGCTACGGTCCAACAACAAAACCCGCGACGGCTCCAACGGGGAACAAACGGCCAATCAGAACCGTCTGTCCACGTACGACAATGTCCAGTTAAACCACCagaacctgcagctgcagaaccagATCGCCAACACGTGTCTGAACAGCAGCTGCGAGGACAAGCAGAGCGTGGACAGCGCCACCTGGTCCACGTCCTCCTGTGAAATCTCTCTTCCCGAcaactccacttcctgtcgttcctccaccaccacctgtCCCGAGCAGGACTTCTATGGAGGTCACTACGAGGACCTGGACGGACCAGCTCAGGGTACGGAACCTCCTCagtctggtggaggaggagaagaagggggggAGGGCCGGGGCAGCAACAGGGAACCAGGAGGAGACGCAGCAGGGAGGAGCAGCCGGGGAACCAGCAGCAGTGAGAACAGCGACGGTTTCCCTGCCGCTAACGGAACCGGCAGCCACAGCGCTCTGCACAGCTTAGTGGCCAGTCTCAAACAGGAGATGcacaaacagaagacagagtACGAGGCCAGGATAAAGAG CCTGGAGCAGCGCAACCTGGAGCTGGAGACGGAGATGGTGAACCTCCACGAGGAGCTGGACCAGGAGAGGAAGAAGTACACCATGGCCGAGATCAAGCTGCGCAACGCCGAGCGCGCCAAGGAAGATGCCGAGCGGCGGAACCAGATGCTGCAGAAAGAGATGGAGCAGTTCTTCTCCACGTTCAGCgacctcaccgcgaccggcaaCGCCACGGCCCCGGCCGCCGACCCACGCCGGCCAGATCGCACCAACGCCATCTGGATACAGTGA